One Brachybacterium aquaticum genomic region harbors:
- a CDS encoding NYN domain-containing protein: MADSTDPRVAVYLDFDNIVMSWYDRVHGRQAWSRDRHRIAEDPTEPEIAEKLAKATVDVGAIIDFAASFGSLMLTRAYADWSSPVNALYRTQLVARAVDLVQLFPAAAYAKNGADIRLAVDTVEDLYLMPDLTHVVIIAGDSDYVPLAQRARRLGRYVVAMGVAGSTAKSLAAACDEFESYDNLPGVERPAAPARARSRRALGEDEERSGRSRARRSGGSADETDSSENGSSDTSSSDSSGSENGGSENSSRRSSRGGRSSGPSADAPAFSSADDSLDDDLEDDTVVDDIEDPQEAATRLLERALQLGGRGDSEWLHSSAVKSHMRRMDPSFSEKQLGFKSFSEFLKANADIAVLEETGHERLVRARD; the protein is encoded by the coding sequence ATGGCTGACTCCACAGATCCCCGCGTCGCGGTCTACCTCGACTTCGACAACATCGTGATGTCCTGGTACGACCGCGTGCACGGCCGACAGGCCTGGAGCCGCGACCGCCACCGGATCGCGGAGGACCCCACCGAGCCCGAGATCGCCGAGAAGCTCGCGAAGGCCACCGTCGACGTCGGCGCGATCATCGACTTCGCCGCTTCCTTCGGCTCCCTGATGCTCACCCGCGCTTACGCCGACTGGTCCTCCCCGGTCAACGCCCTCTACCGCACACAGCTCGTCGCCCGCGCGGTCGACCTGGTCCAGCTCTTCCCCGCCGCCGCGTACGCGAAGAACGGCGCCGACATCCGCCTGGCCGTGGACACCGTCGAGGACCTCTACCTCATGCCCGACCTCACCCACGTGGTGATCATCGCCGGCGACTCCGACTACGTCCCCCTCGCCCAGCGCGCCCGGCGCCTCGGCCGCTACGTGGTCGCGATGGGCGTCGCCGGCTCCACCGCCAAGTCCCTCGCCGCCGCCTGCGACGAGTTCGAGTCCTATGACAACCTGCCCGGCGTCGAGCGACCGGCCGCTCCGGCACGTGCTCGCAGCCGCCGCGCGCTCGGCGAGGACGAGGAGCGCAGCGGACGCAGCCGCGCGCGCCGATCGGGTGGGTCGGCCGACGAGACCGACTCCTCGGAGAACGGCAGCTCGGACACAAGCAGCTCCGACAGCAGCGGCTCGGAGAACGGGGGCTCGGAGAACAGCAGTCGGCGATCCTCCCGCGGCGGGCGCTCCTCCGGCCCGTCGGCCGACGCTCCCGCCTTCTCCTCCGCCGACGACTCCCTCGACGACGACCTCGAGGACGACACGGTCGTCGACGACATCGAGGACCCGCAGGAGGCGGCGACCCGCCTGCTCGAGCGCGCCCTCCAGCTCGGCGGGCGCGGGGACAGCGAGTGGCTGCACAGCTCCGCGGTGAAGTCCCACATGCGTCGCATGGACCCCTCCTTCAGCGAGAAGCAGCTCGGGTTCAAGTCCTTCTCCGAGTTCCTCAAGGCCAACGCCGACATCGCCGTGCTCGAGGAGACCGGGCACGAGCGGCTGGTGCGGGCCCGGGACTGA
- a CDS encoding benzoate/H(+) symporter BenE family transporter: MLRPVSAGIVSGLVAFTSSFVVVLAGLEGVGASPAQAASGLLAVSIAMGLCSILLSTWTRLPITVAWSTPGAALLAGTGMVEGGWPAAVGAFVLVGVLLALTGLVPPLGRLMARIPTSIAQAMLAGVLFQLCLGPVLGVAENPLAVGPVILVWALAQRFAARWASPLAFVAATAVIVVSLATSPAASPTDSFLPQVELTAQTLTLGAVVGIALPLYLVTMSSQNVPGVAVMQGLGYEVPWRASLVTTGVATTLAAPVGGHAVNLAAITAALAAGPEAGEDRSRRWIASATSGVVLVVCGLAATAFAQLIARAPDGVIPAVAGLALLGTFVVSLRAALAEPSDQLPAGVTVLIAASGIAVAGISAAFWALLVGLALRALLREPGRRRRPRA, encoded by the coding sequence ATGCTCCGCCCCGTCTCCGCCGGGATCGTCTCCGGTCTCGTCGCCTTCACCAGCTCCTTCGTGGTGGTCCTCGCCGGACTCGAGGGCGTCGGCGCCTCCCCCGCCCAGGCGGCCAGCGGGCTGCTCGCGGTCAGCATCGCGATGGGGCTGTGTTCGATCCTGTTGTCCACCTGGACGCGTCTGCCGATCACCGTCGCCTGGTCCACCCCGGGCGCCGCGCTGCTGGCCGGGACGGGCATGGTCGAGGGCGGCTGGCCGGCCGCCGTCGGGGCGTTCGTGCTGGTCGGGGTGCTGTTGGCGCTGACGGGGCTGGTGCCGCCGCTGGGTCGGCTGATGGCGAGGATCCCCACCTCGATCGCGCAGGCGATGCTCGCGGGAGTGCTGTTCCAGCTGTGCCTGGGCCCGGTCCTCGGGGTGGCCGAGAACCCGCTGGCCGTCGGGCCGGTGATCCTCGTGTGGGCGCTCGCGCAGCGCTTCGCCGCGCGGTGGGCCTCCCCGCTCGCCTTCGTCGCCGCGACCGCGGTGATCGTCGTGTCCCTCGCGACCTCCCCCGCCGCCTCGCCCACCGACTCATTCCTGCCGCAGGTGGAGCTCACCGCCCAGACCCTCACCCTCGGCGCGGTCGTGGGCATCGCCCTGCCGCTGTACCTGGTGACGATGTCGTCGCAGAACGTGCCCGGCGTCGCGGTGATGCAGGGGCTCGGCTACGAGGTGCCGTGGCGGGCGAGCCTCGTGACCACCGGCGTCGCCACCACCCTCGCCGCCCCCGTCGGCGGACACGCCGTGAACCTCGCCGCGATCACGGCGGCCCTCGCGGCCGGGCCCGAGGCCGGGGAGGACCGCTCACGGCGCTGGATCGCCTCGGCCACCTCCGGCGTGGTGCTCGTGGTGTGCGGGCTCGCGGCGACCGCCTTCGCGCAGCTCATCGCCCGCGCGCCCGACGGGGTCATCCCCGCGGTCGCGGGCCTCGCGCTCCTGGGCACCTTCGTGGTCTCGCTCCGTGCGGCGCTGGCCGAGCCGTCCGACCAGCTCCCGGCCGGGGTCACGGTCCTCATCGCCGCCTCCGGCATCGCTGTGGCCGGGATCAGCGCCGCGTTCTGGGCGCTGCTGGTGGGCCTGGCGCTGCGGGCGCTGCTGCGCGAGCCCGGCCGACGTCGGCGGCCGCGGGCCTAA
- a CDS encoding ABC transporter permease produces the protein MTLSNPEPVGDGNAAGTDLAAEAPVVAETARSPWYLRLPVLSHLRRSVGLQRGMLITGVVLVAGLLLTALFAPLLAPYGFAATSDAAGPFGTQRPPSAAHPLGTTVTGFDVLSRVIWGTRTAVAVMVCAVAASLFVGVALGLLSGYIGGWLDRVLVMLADAIYAFPSLLLAIVMSIVISGGQSDAWGGILAAALSITVVFVPQYFRVIRAEVVRLKAEPFVEAAKVVGTGHRRIMGTHLLRNATRTLPLIFTLNASESILTLAALGFLGFGIEPTSASEWGYDLNRAMSDATSGIWWTGLFPGLAIVLAVLGVTLVGESVNDLNDPRLRTRRRRRSPRRARA, from the coding sequence ATGACCCTGTCGAACCCCGAACCCGTCGGCGACGGCAACGCCGCCGGCACCGACCTCGCGGCCGAGGCGCCCGTCGTCGCCGAGACCGCCCGCTCGCCCTGGTACCTGCGCCTGCCGGTGCTCAGCCACCTGCGCCGCAGCGTCGGTCTCCAGCGCGGCATGCTCATCACGGGCGTGGTGCTCGTGGCCGGGCTGCTGCTCACCGCCCTGTTCGCCCCGCTCCTGGCCCCGTACGGCTTCGCCGCGACCTCGGACGCGGCGGGTCCCTTCGGCACCCAGCGGCCCCCGTCGGCCGCGCACCCGTTGGGGACCACCGTCACCGGCTTCGACGTGCTCTCCCGCGTGATCTGGGGGACCCGCACGGCCGTGGCCGTGATGGTCTGCGCCGTCGCCGCCTCGCTCTTCGTCGGCGTCGCGCTCGGCCTGCTCTCCGGCTACATCGGAGGCTGGCTCGACCGGGTGCTGGTCATGCTGGCCGACGCGATCTACGCCTTCCCGTCCCTGCTGCTCGCGATCGTCATGTCGATCGTGATCTCCGGCGGGCAGTCCGACGCCTGGGGCGGCATCCTCGCCGCCGCGCTGTCCATCACCGTCGTGTTCGTCCCGCAGTACTTCCGGGTGATCCGCGCCGAGGTGGTGCGCCTGAAGGCCGAGCCCTTCGTCGAGGCCGCGAAGGTGGTCGGCACCGGGCACCGCCGCATCATGGGCACCCACCTGCTGCGCAACGCCACCCGCACCCTGCCGCTGATCTTCACCCTGAATGCCTCGGAGTCGATCCTGACCCTCGCGGCGCTGGGCTTCCTCGGCTTCGGCATCGAGCCCACCAGCGCCTCGGAATGGGGGTACGACCTCAACCGCGCCATGTCCGACGCGACCAGCGGCATCTGGTGGACCGGCCTGTTCCCGGGCCTGGCGATCGTGCTCGCCGTGCTCGGGGTGACGCTCGTGGGCGAGTCCGTCAACGACCTCAACGACCCGCGCCTGCGCACCCGCCGCCGGCGACGCAGCCCGAGGAGGGCCCGCGCATGA
- a CDS encoding HNH endonuclease signature motif containing protein → MSAVACMSADGDDEESARDAAARAFLEALPQRLRVVRARSAFTREAIPARSGCGEGEVALGEAAQAVWDAERSSAAALAGRYRALAALIEHEGGIEGEGGVEGEGGDVEPLADVDTLRAATALRITQSVARWELLNAHRAVDQLPLTLARMEEGDFPSWWFQKVLSESEDLSDESRRLLDEALSAWSSDIPAERFLTLLNALVTLLAEREKQPEQAEEELVREVELVRDSPSGVASAALRGPIPDVLAFWKRLDETAHAIQAAQRKALKEGTEIPYDLDGIVTATRRPVPLARLRYDLLLNAEFDTDGVDVPAPRFRVNVTVPLFTALGISDAPGMVDGSTPIPPAVARELAGSTDVWYRILTDPCSGEFLPLPAQRYSPSRAMLEHLRLRNSSCAMPGCTRPVSWASEADHIEEYDHVDPAAGGLTEIENLHLLCWQHHQAKTAGELDPTRLPRKRRAPGEAGEPGRTRWRIGSEGDHVITADDIDLGTRLAVRDLEDAWREHVRRRSGTPAPTPPPEPWPDPPPAPDLSPPPPIPPGPWDPDDPPPF, encoded by the coding sequence ATGAGCGCGGTGGCATGCATGTCGGCCGACGGGGACGACGAGGAGTCGGCGCGCGACGCCGCCGCCCGCGCCTTCCTCGAGGCGCTCCCCCAGCGCCTGCGGGTCGTCCGCGCCCGCTCCGCGTTCACCCGCGAGGCGATCCCCGCGCGCTCCGGCTGCGGTGAGGGAGAGGTCGCGCTCGGCGAGGCCGCGCAGGCGGTCTGGGACGCCGAGCGGAGCAGCGCCGCAGCGCTGGCCGGCCGCTACCGCGCCCTCGCCGCACTCATCGAGCACGAGGGCGGCATCGAGGGCGAGGGCGGCGTCGAGGGCGAGGGAGGCGACGTCGAGCCTCTGGCCGACGTCGACACCCTGCGCGCCGCGACCGCCCTGCGGATCACCCAGAGCGTTGCGAGATGGGAACTGCTCAATGCCCACCGCGCCGTGGACCAGCTGCCCCTCACCCTGGCGCGGATGGAGGAGGGCGACTTCCCGAGCTGGTGGTTCCAGAAGGTGCTGAGCGAGTCCGAGGACCTGTCCGACGAGTCGCGCCGACTGCTGGACGAGGCGCTGTCCGCCTGGTCCTCGGACATCCCCGCCGAGCGCTTCCTCACCCTGCTGAACGCGCTCGTGACGCTCCTCGCCGAGCGGGAGAAGCAGCCCGAGCAGGCCGAGGAGGAGCTGGTCCGCGAGGTCGAGCTGGTCCGTGACAGCCCCTCAGGGGTCGCCTCGGCCGCCCTGAGGGGCCCGATCCCGGACGTCCTCGCCTTCTGGAAGCGCCTGGACGAGACGGCGCACGCGATCCAGGCCGCCCAGCGCAAGGCGCTGAAGGAGGGGACCGAGATCCCCTATGACCTCGACGGGATCGTCACGGCCACCCGGCGCCCGGTGCCGCTCGCGCGCCTGCGCTACGACCTGCTGCTGAACGCCGAGTTCGACACCGACGGGGTGGACGTTCCCGCGCCGCGCTTCCGCGTGAACGTCACCGTGCCCCTGTTCACGGCGCTCGGCATCTCGGACGCGCCCGGCATGGTCGACGGCAGCACCCCGATCCCGCCGGCCGTGGCGCGCGAGCTCGCCGGCAGCACCGACGTCTGGTACCGGATCCTCACCGATCCCTGCTCCGGGGAGTTCCTGCCCCTGCCCGCGCAGCGCTACTCCCCGAGCCGCGCGATGCTCGAGCACCTGCGCCTGCGCAACTCCTCCTGCGCGATGCCCGGCTGCACCCGCCCGGTGTCCTGGGCCTCCGAAGCCGACCACATCGAGGAGTACGACCACGTCGATCCCGCCGCCGGCGGGCTCACCGAGATCGAGAACCTCCATCTCCTGTGCTGGCAGCACCACCAGGCGAAGACCGCCGGTGAGCTCGACCCGACCCGCCTCCCCCGGAAGCGCAGAGCGCCCGGGGAGGCCGGGGAGCCCGGGCGGACGCGCTGGCGGATCGGGTCCGAGGGGGACCACGTGATCACCGCCGATGACATCGACCTCGGCACCCGTCTCGCGGTCCGGGACCTCGAGGACGCATGGCGGGAGCATGTCCGTCGGCGCTCCGGCACCCCGGCACCGACCCCGCCGCCGGAGCCCTGGCCGGATCCGCCTCCCGCTCCCGACCTCAGCCCACCCCCGCCGATCCCTCCGGGCCCGTGGGATCCGGATGATCCGCCGCCGTTCTGA
- a CDS encoding DoxX family protein, which translates to MNVFLWILAFVLAAVFVASGAMKIFVPREQQIGRTAYVEDFPHSIIRGIGILEILGALGLVIPALTGVGTILVPLAAAGLAITMVFAAMVHIRRGDPMSATIPSMVLAVLSVVVAWSRFGPYPL; encoded by the coding sequence ATGAACGTGTTCCTGTGGATCCTCGCCTTCGTGCTCGCCGCAGTGTTCGTCGCCTCCGGGGCGATGAAGATCTTCGTCCCGCGCGAGCAGCAGATCGGCCGCACCGCCTACGTCGAGGACTTCCCGCACTCCATCATCCGCGGGATCGGGATCCTCGAGATCCTCGGCGCGCTCGGCCTCGTGATCCCGGCCCTGACCGGTGTCGGGACCATCCTCGTGCCGCTCGCGGCGGCGGGCCTCGCGATCACTATGGTCTTCGCGGCCATGGTGCACATCCGCCGCGGCGACCCCATGAGCGCGACGATCCCCTCGATGGTCCTCGCCGTGCTGTCGGTGGTCGTCGCCTGGTCCCGCTTCGGGCCGTACCCGCTCTGA
- a CDS encoding (deoxy)nucleoside triphosphate pyrophosphohydrolase gives MTLEWTRGTCPRCGSGDVVHSLIGMPTLEAMETAPEWVSFPGCVAVGPDRACLACDHEWWADHVGFAEPWDHEEGDDGARGTQLRVVGAVLVTADGLRILAARRRPGIPSAGRWEFPGGKIEPGESPQAALVRELREELGIEVEVGWLIGRGTGWAGERELHLDCYWARPVGPSPTTSTDHDRLEWVGLDALLTRDWAEPDVPIVEAIAEEERPRFS, from the coding sequence ATGACCCTGGAATGGACCCGCGGCACCTGCCCGCGCTGCGGCAGCGGCGACGTCGTGCACAGCCTGATCGGCATGCCCACCCTGGAGGCGATGGAGACCGCCCCGGAGTGGGTGTCCTTCCCGGGGTGCGTGGCCGTCGGCCCCGATCGCGCCTGCCTCGCCTGCGACCACGAATGGTGGGCCGACCACGTCGGCTTCGCCGAGCCATGGGACCACGAGGAGGGCGATGACGGCGCGCGAGGCACGCAGCTGCGCGTCGTCGGGGCGGTGCTCGTCACGGCCGACGGGCTGAGGATCCTCGCCGCCCGCCGCCGCCCCGGCATCCCGTCGGCCGGGCGGTGGGAGTTCCCGGGCGGCAAGATCGAGCCGGGCGAGTCGCCGCAGGCGGCGCTGGTCCGGGAGCTGCGCGAGGAGCTCGGGATCGAGGTCGAGGTGGGCTGGCTGATCGGTCGCGGCACCGGCTGGGCCGGCGAGCGGGAGCTGCACCTGGACTGCTACTGGGCGCGCCCCGTCGGCCCCTCCCCGACCACCAGCACCGACCACGACCGGCTCGAATGGGTCGGGCTCGACGCGTTGCTTACGCGCGACTGGGCGGAGCCGGACGTCCCGATCGTGGAGGCCATCGCGGAGGAGGAGCGGCCGCGGTTCAGCTGA
- a CDS encoding ABC transporter substrate-binding protein — MFDAALTPKRRTMLLSLAGVPVLLTACAQTSDSGGSGSGGSDGGADGASLTVGTTDKVTALDPAAAYDNGSSSVWTQCYAYLMNTSIGSEDGVPEPDLAETAEFTSDTVYTVTLKEGLTFANGNDLTSEDVKHTFDRQLAIADPNGPSSLLGNLASVEIVDDLTVEFHLTEPNDQTFPYVLCSPAGPIVDADVFPADAVLPDDEIVAANAFCGPYAISSFRLNELITFEAFEGYQGLYGTPATSSVNMSYYADQNNMKLDIQQGNIDCVWRSLSATDIADLEGDDAVTVHEGPGGEIRYIVFNFNTNPYGASTEEPDPAKARAVRQAVADLLDRQAIATQVYNDTYTPLYSYIPEGLPGSGTQFQDLYGDGSGGPDAERARGRLEDAGVEIPVALSLQYNPDHYGNSSGDEYAAVKSQLEADGLFTVDLQSTEWVQYSKDRVEDVYPAYQLGWFPDYSDADNYLSPFFVTENFLANHYTNPEVDQLISQQRGTADPAEREALFVQIQDIVAEEISTLPLLQGAQIAISTADVQGVTLDSSFKFRLSPLSK, encoded by the coding sequence GTGTTCGACGCCGCTCTCACCCCGAAGCGCCGCACCATGCTGCTGAGCCTCGCCGGAGTCCCCGTGCTCCTGACCGCCTGCGCCCAGACCTCCGACAGCGGCGGCAGCGGCAGCGGCGGCTCCGACGGCGGGGCCGACGGCGCCTCGCTCACCGTCGGCACCACCGACAAGGTCACCGCGCTCGACCCGGCCGCGGCCTACGACAACGGCTCCTCCTCGGTGTGGACCCAGTGCTACGCGTACCTGATGAACACCTCCATCGGCTCCGAGGACGGCGTCCCCGAGCCGGACCTCGCCGAGACCGCGGAGTTCACCAGCGACACGGTCTACACCGTGACCCTCAAGGAGGGCCTCACCTTCGCCAACGGCAACGACCTGACCAGCGAGGACGTGAAGCACACCTTCGATCGCCAGCTCGCGATCGCCGACCCCAACGGCCCCTCCAGCCTGCTGGGGAACCTCGCCTCCGTCGAGATCGTCGACGACCTCACCGTCGAGTTCCACCTCACCGAGCCCAACGACCAGACCTTCCCCTATGTGCTGTGCAGCCCGGCCGGCCCGATCGTGGACGCGGACGTCTTCCCGGCCGACGCGGTCCTCCCCGACGACGAGATCGTCGCCGCCAATGCCTTCTGCGGCCCGTACGCCATCAGCAGCTTCAGGCTCAACGAGCTGATCACCTTCGAGGCCTTCGAGGGATACCAGGGCCTGTACGGCACGCCCGCCACCTCGAGCGTGAACATGTCCTACTACGCCGACCAGAACAACATGAAGCTCGACATCCAGCAGGGCAACATCGACTGCGTGTGGCGCTCGCTGTCCGCCACGGACATCGCGGACCTCGAGGGCGATGACGCTGTCACCGTGCACGAGGGGCCCGGCGGCGAGATCCGCTACATCGTCTTCAACTTCAACACCAACCCCTACGGCGCCTCGACCGAGGAGCCGGACCCCGCCAAGGCCCGCGCCGTGCGCCAGGCCGTCGCAGACCTCCTGGACCGCCAGGCTATCGCCACCCAGGTCTACAACGACACCTACACCCCGCTGTACTCCTACATCCCCGAGGGACTGCCGGGTTCCGGGACGCAGTTCCAGGACCTGTACGGCGACGGCTCCGGCGGCCCCGACGCCGAGCGCGCGCGAGGCCGGCTCGAGGACGCGGGCGTGGAGATCCCCGTCGCGCTCAGCCTCCAGTACAACCCCGACCACTACGGCAACTCCTCCGGCGACGAGTACGCGGCGGTGAAGAGCCAGCTCGAGGCCGACGGGCTGTTCACCGTGGACCTCCAGTCCACCGAGTGGGTCCAGTACTCCAAGGACCGCGTCGAGGACGTCTACCCCGCCTACCAGCTGGGCTGGTTCCCGGACTACTCCGACGCCGACAACTACCTCTCGCCCTTCTTCGTCACCGAGAACTTCCTGGCCAACCATTACACGAACCCCGAGGTCGACCAGCTGATCTCCCAGCAGCGCGGCACCGCGGACCCCGCCGAGCGCGAGGCGCTGTTCGTGCAGATCCAGGACATCGTCGCCGAGGAGATCTCGACCCTGCCGCTGCTGCAGGGCGCGCAGATCGCGATCTCCACCGCGGACGTCCAGGGCGTCACCCTGGATTCGTCCTTCAAGTTCCGGCTCTCGCCGCTGTCCAAGTGA
- a CDS encoding ABC transporter permease: protein MTATDEKGASAPSAPRRTRQRSSGGLGRYILIRFLLIIPTVLILMTVVFFLMRITGDPITAALGGRLTPAELAARRAEAGYDRPLIVQYLDYLGGVVRGDFGTTYTDRTPVSEILTTYGAATFELVAYSVVVALVIGVPLGMLAARTRDRWPDAVLRIVAILGYATPVFFVGLLLKLVFSVGLGWLPVAGRISTSGEITMSRILNPTPFYLLDALRLGDMALLRDVLSHAVLPAVALGILTGGIFLRLVRTNMIGTLEMQYIESARSRGVAESRLTTRHALRPALIPIITVMGMQIAMMLGGAVLTETTFEWNGLGYMLAQYMKARDYVAVQGIVMMLAVIVAVSNFIVDVIAALIDPRVRY from the coding sequence GTGACCGCGACCGACGAGAAGGGAGCGAGTGCCCCGTCGGCCCCCCGCAGGACGCGCCAGCGCTCCTCGGGGGGCCTCGGCCGGTACATCCTGATCCGCTTCCTCCTGATCATCCCCACCGTCCTCATCCTCATGACCGTGGTCTTCTTCCTCATGAGGATCACCGGCGACCCGATCACCGCCGCCCTCGGCGGCCGGCTCACCCCGGCCGAGCTCGCGGCCCGACGGGCCGAGGCGGGCTACGACCGGCCCCTGATCGTGCAGTACCTCGACTACCTCGGCGGCGTGGTGCGCGGCGACTTCGGCACCACCTACACCGACCGCACCCCGGTCAGCGAGATCCTCACGACCTACGGTGCGGCGACCTTCGAGCTCGTCGCCTACTCGGTCGTCGTCGCCCTCGTCATCGGTGTGCCGCTCGGAATGCTGGCGGCCCGCACCCGCGACCGCTGGCCCGACGCGGTGCTGCGCATCGTCGCGATCCTCGGCTACGCCACCCCCGTCTTCTTCGTGGGCCTGCTGCTCAAGCTCGTCTTCTCCGTGGGACTGGGCTGGCTCCCGGTCGCGGGGCGGATCTCCACCAGCGGTGAGATCACGATGAGCAGGATCCTGAACCCCACCCCGTTCTACCTGCTGGACGCGCTGCGACTGGGAGACATGGCACTGCTGCGCGACGTGCTCAGCCACGCGGTCCTGCCCGCGGTCGCGCTCGGCATCCTCACCGGCGGCATCTTCCTGCGCCTGGTGCGCACGAACATGATCGGCACCCTGGAGATGCAGTACATCGAGTCGGCCCGCTCCCGGGGCGTGGCCGAGTCACGGCTGACCACCCGCCACGCCCTGCGCCCCGCGCTGATCCCGATCATCACGGTGATGGGCATGCAGATCGCGATGATGCTCGGCGGCGCCGTGCTCACCGAGACGACGTTCGAGTGGAACGGGCTCGGCTACATGCTCGCCCAGTACATGAAGGCTCGTGACTACGTCGCCGTCCAGGGGATCGTCATGATGCTCGCCGTGATCGTCGCCGTCTCCAACTTCATCGTCGACGTGATCGCCGCGCTCATCGACCCGAGGGTGAGGTACTGA
- a CDS encoding squalene cyclase, with the protein MAPLDVISWLLDTDPALRWQVERDLLDEPEDVWLETRARVATEGFGARLLAHQDVETGLWAGGAFFPGGFFDDPANEELPGQPWTATTWSLTTLREWGMDPAPLIANDTAAKLAENAHWEFDPSLPYWGGEVDCCINAMTLSNGLWLGLDMQVLVDWFLEHAMDEGGWNCEWENGSTRASVHSTLNSLRALRHHEVVTGGSDATRQAMRDGEEYLLARHLTRRLTTGEILGPWVDHFLYPPRHVYSALRALDHFREIGRRDERMEEAVSMVITAQQEDGTWLQQHHMPGEEWFEVDVPVGEPSPWLTFQALRVLRWWSEGAVS; encoded by the coding sequence ATGGCTCCCCTCGACGTGATCTCCTGGCTCCTCGACACCGACCCGGCGCTGCGCTGGCAGGTCGAGCGCGACCTGCTCGACGAGCCCGAGGACGTCTGGCTGGAGACCCGTGCGAGGGTCGCGACCGAGGGCTTCGGGGCGCGGCTGCTCGCGCACCAGGACGTCGAGACCGGACTGTGGGCGGGCGGCGCGTTCTTCCCCGGCGGGTTCTTCGACGACCCCGCGAACGAGGAGCTGCCCGGCCAGCCCTGGACCGCGACGACCTGGTCGCTGACCACCCTGCGCGAATGGGGGATGGATCCCGCGCCGCTGATCGCGAACGACACCGCGGCGAAGCTCGCCGAGAACGCGCACTGGGAGTTCGACCCCTCCCTGCCCTACTGGGGTGGGGAGGTGGACTGCTGCATCAACGCGATGACGCTCTCCAACGGGCTGTGGCTCGGCCTGGACATGCAGGTGCTGGTCGACTGGTTCCTCGAGCACGCGATGGACGAGGGCGGCTGGAACTGCGAGTGGGAGAACGGGTCCACCCGCGCGAGCGTCCACTCGACCCTGAACTCGTTGCGCGCGCTGCGCCACCACGAGGTCGTGACCGGCGGGTCCGACGCGACCCGGCAGGCGATGCGCGATGGCGAGGAGTACCTGCTCGCGCGGCACCTGACCCGGCGCCTCACCACCGGCGAGATCCTCGGCCCGTGGGTCGACCACTTCCTCTACCCGCCGCGGCACGTCTACTCCGCGCTGCGCGCGCTCGACCACTTCCGGGAGATCGGCCGACGGGACGAACGGATGGAGGAGGCGGTGTCGATGGTCATCACCGCCCAGCAGGAGGACGGGACCTGGCTCCAGCAGCACCACATGCCCGGGGAGGAATGGTTCGAGGTCGACGTGCCGGTGGGGGAGCCGTCCCCGTGGCTCACGTTCCAGGCGCTGCGCGTGCTGCGGTGGTGGAGCGAGGGGGCCGTCAGCTGA